Below is a genomic region from Anaerolineales bacterium.
ATGAAGCTCTACCAGGAAAAAGGTTACAACCCGTTCAGCGGATGTCTGCCTACCCTGCTCAACCTGCCGATCATCCTTGGGCTGTACCAGGCGATCATCCGCACGATGGCGGCGACACCCGTTCAATTGCTCGATCTTTCCAAACTGATCTATCCGTTCACGCCGACCTCTTTGATTCCGCTGAACAGCACCTTTTTCTACATGAACCTGGGACAGCCGGAGCGCCTGGTCCTTCCCTTCCTCAACGGGGTTAGCTTCCTGCAGGGTGGGATCCCATTGCTGGCAATCGTGGTTGCAGTTACGTCGTACTTTCAATCCAAGCTGACGACTCCCACAACCAGTACGGATCAGCAAAGCAGCGGGATGATGCAGATGATGACCATATATATGCCGCTCATCATGGGCTACCTGGCCTTCACATTTTCTTCGGGCCTTGCGATCTACCTGGTCGTCTCCAATATTTTGGGGATCATCCAGGGTGTCGTCATTCGCAGATT
It encodes:
- a CDS encoding YidC/Oxa1 family membrane protein insertase; amino-acid sequence: MWNSLILMPMINALLLIYQLLGTGPNTFGWAIIIFTVLVRLITLPFTYQSMKSSMIMQELQGSKKWKKLQEKYKDDRQKLAEEQMKLYQEKGYNPFSGCLPTLLNLPIILGLYQAIIRTMAATPVQLLDLSKLIYPFTPTSLIPLNSTFFYMNLGQPERLVLPFLNGVSFLQGGIPLLAIVVAVTSYFQSKLTTPTTSTDQQSSGMMQMMTIYMPLIMGYLAFTFSSGLAIYLVVSNILGIIQGVVIRRLRENAAAG